The genomic region CAGGACCGACTTGGCTCCATTCTGAATGGACTGACCGGCCGTGGCGCTTTGTCGGAAGCCGATGTTTCCGCAGCGCTGCGCGAGGTTCGCCGTGCTCTTCTCGAAGCCGACGTGGCGCTCGACGTCGTGCGTGGCTTTACCGATCGCGTCCGCGAAAAGGCCATCGGTGCCGAAGTCCTGAAGTCGATCAAGCCCGGCCAGATGGTCGTCAAGATCGTTCATGACGAGCTGATCGAGATGCTCGGTGCCGACAGCGTCGGCGTCGATCTGAATGCGCCGGCCCCCGTCGTCATCATGATGGTCGGCCTGCAGGGCTCGGGCAAGACCACGACATCGGCCAAGATTGCCCACCGGCTGACGACACGGGACCGCAAGAAGGTGCTGATGGCATCGCTCGATACGCGGCGCCCGGCCGCCCAGGAGCAGTTGCGCCAGCTCGGCGTGCAGGCCTCGATCGACGTGCTGCCGATCATTGCCGGCCAGTCGCCGACAGACATTGCCGCCCGCGCGGTGCAGGCTGCCCGCCTCGGCGGCCACGATGTCGTCATCCTCGACACCGCCGGCCGCACCCATATCGACGAGCCGCTGATGGTCGAGATGGCCGAGATCAAGCGCAAGTCCAACCCGCACGAGATCCTGCTGGTCGCTGACTCGTTGACCGGCCAGGACGCGGTCAACCTGGCCCGCAATTTCGACGAGCGCGTCGGTATCACCGGTCTTGTACTGACCCGCATGGACGGCGACGGCCGCGGCGGTGCTGCCCTTTCGATGCGCGCCGTCACCGGCAAGCCGATCAAGCTGATCGGTACCGGCGAAAAAATGGGCGAGCTCGAAGAGTTCCATCCGCGCCGCATCGCCGACCGCATTCTCGGCATGGGCGACATCGTCTCGCTCGTCGAGCGTGCCGCCGAAAATATCGACGCCGAGAAGGCGTCCGCCATGGCCGCCAAGATGGCCAAGGGCAAGTTTGACCTCAACGACCTCGCCGATCAGCTGCGCCAGATGCAGAAGATGGGCGGCATGGGCGGCATCATGGGAATGATGCCCGGCATGTCGGGCATGAAGGACAAGATGGCCGCCGCCGGCCTCGACGACAAGCTGTTCGGCCGTCAGATCGCCATCATCCAGTCGATGACCAAGGCCGAGCGCGCCAACCCCGATATCCTCAAGCATTCCCGCAAGAAGCGCATCGCCGCCGGCTCCGGCACCGATTCGGCCGCCATCAACAAGCTCCTGAAAATGCACCGCCAGATGGCGGACATGATGAAAGCCATGGGGGCCAAGGGCAAGGGCGGCATGATGAAGCAGATGATGGGCGGCCTTGCCGGCAAGATGGGTCTCGGCGGCATGGGTGGAATGGGCGGCATGCCCGATCTCTCCAGCCTTGACCCGAAACAACTGGAAGCGCTGCAGAAGCAGGCAGAGGCAGCTGGCCTCGGCCGTCCGGGCAGCATGCCCGG from Rhizobium tumorigenes harbors:
- the ffh gene encoding signal recognition particle protein, whose amino-acid sequence is MFENLQDRLGSILNGLTGRGALSEADVSAALREVRRALLEADVALDVVRGFTDRVREKAIGAEVLKSIKPGQMVVKIVHDELIEMLGADSVGVDLNAPAPVVIMMVGLQGSGKTTTSAKIAHRLTTRDRKKVLMASLDTRRPAAQEQLRQLGVQASIDVLPIIAGQSPTDIAARAVQAARLGGHDVVILDTAGRTHIDEPLMVEMAEIKRKSNPHEILLVADSLTGQDAVNLARNFDERVGITGLVLTRMDGDGRGGAALSMRAVTGKPIKLIGTGEKMGELEEFHPRRIADRILGMGDIVSLVERAAENIDAEKASAMAAKMAKGKFDLNDLADQLRQMQKMGGMGGIMGMMPGMSGMKDKMAAAGLDDKLFGRQIAIIQSMTKAERANPDILKHSRKKRIAAGSGTDSAAINKLLKMHRQMADMMKAMGAKGKGGMMKQMMGGLAGKMGLGGMGGMGGMPDLSSLDPKQLEALQKQAEAAGLGRPGSMPGLGGMGGLPGLGGAKLPGLGGGFPGLPGLPKKK